One segment of Triticum aestivum cultivar Chinese Spring chromosome 2A, IWGSC CS RefSeq v2.1, whole genome shotgun sequence DNA contains the following:
- the LOC123190476 gene encoding protein FD: protein MSWEEPGIPQLSLSGFSSLASISSTAAPPARLPSLSLSIGTGGEDQQPGVSSDDGHKSVRAMKNRESALRSRARKRAYTQELEKEVRRLVEDNLKLKRQCKQLQSEIAALTAQQASSKQSSPHRRTSSTQF, encoded by the exons ATGTCGTGGGAGGAGCCCGGCATCCCGCAGCTGAGCCTGAGCGGCTTCAGCTCCCTCGCCTCCATCTCCAGCACCGCCGCTCCGCCCGCCcgcctgccctccctctccctcagCATCGGCACCGGCGGGGAGGACCAGCAGCCGGGCGTCAGCAGCGACGACGGCCACAAGAGCGTCCGGGCGATGAAGAACCGGGAGTCGGCGCTGCGGTCCAGGGCCAGGAAGAGAGCCTACACGCAGGAGCTCGAGAAGGAGGTCCGCCGGCTCGTCGAGGACAACCTCAAGCTCAAGCGACAGTGCAAACAG CTTCAGTCGGAGATTGCCGCGCTCACCGCCCAGCAGGCAAGCAGCAAGCAGAGCAGCCCGCACCGGAGAACTTCGTCCACTCAGTTCTAG